The Corynebacterium jeddahense genome has a window encoding:
- a CDS encoding zinc-dependent alcohol dehydrogenase, with the protein MKALTWQAKRTVSVEEVPDPKIIEPTDAIIRVTSTAICGSDLHLYEVLVPFMDKGDVIGHEPMGIVEEVGSAVTNLKPGDRVVVPFNVSCGHCYMCEHGLQSQCETTQVREYGNGATLLGYSRLYGSLPGGQAEYLRVPHADYGPIKIPSVGEDERFLFLSDVLPTAWQGVKYADVPEGGTLAVLGLGPIGQMATRIGAHFGYRVIGVDPVAERRAMAARHGIEVIEGSDEEVVEKLRELTDGRGPDSVLDAVGMEAHESPVAGIAQAATGLLPSPLGRAAMENAGVDRMSALYTAIEAVRRGGTISLSGVYGGMKDPMPMMTLFDKQIQMRMGQCNVRNWTDDLLPLVDDPSDPLGVLDLTTHTAPLDEAPTMYEKFQKKQDGCIKVVLKP; encoded by the coding sequence ATGAAAGCCCTAACCTGGCAAGCCAAGCGGACCGTGTCTGTCGAGGAAGTTCCAGACCCGAAGATCATCGAACCCACCGACGCCATCATCCGCGTTACCTCTACCGCCATCTGCGGCTCAGACCTCCACCTCTACGAGGTTCTCGTCCCCTTCATGGACAAGGGCGACGTGATTGGCCACGAGCCGATGGGCATCGTCGAAGAAGTTGGCAGCGCTGTCACCAACCTGAAACCTGGCGATCGTGTGGTCGTTCCCTTCAACGTTTCCTGCGGGCACTGCTACATGTGCGAGCACGGCCTTCAGTCCCAGTGTGAGACCACGCAGGTTCGCGAGTACGGCAACGGAGCTACCTTGCTCGGCTATTCGCGCCTGTACGGTTCGCTTCCGGGCGGCCAGGCCGAGTACTTGCGCGTCCCTCACGCCGACTACGGTCCCATCAAAATCCCCAGCGTCGGCGAGGATGAGCGCTTTCTCTTCCTTTCCGACGTGCTGCCGACCGCCTGGCAGGGCGTCAAGTACGCCGACGTACCTGAAGGTGGCACCCTCGCGGTGCTCGGCCTTGGCCCGATCGGGCAGATGGCCACGCGTATCGGCGCACACTTCGGCTACCGCGTGATTGGCGTCGACCCCGTCGCGGAGCGACGCGCTATGGCAGCCCGTCACGGCATCGAGGTCATCGAGGGCAGCGACGAGGAGGTCGTCGAGAAGCTGCGCGAGCTTACCGACGGCCGCGGGCCCGACTCCGTCCTCGACGCCGTCGGCATGGAGGCTCACGAGTCTCCCGTCGCAGGCATCGCCCAGGCCGCGACTGGCCTGCTGCCTTCTCCGCTCGGCCGCGCCGCTATGGAGAATGCGGGTGTGGACCGCATGAGCGCGCTCTACACCGCCATTGAAGCCGTGCGACGCGGCGGCACCATCTCGCTGAGCGGCGTGTACGGCGGGATGAAGGACCCGATGCCGATGATGACGCTGTTTGACAAGCAGATTCAGATGCGGATGGGCCAGTGCAACGTGCGCAACTGGACCGATGACCTTCTCCCGCTGGTGGACGACCCGTCCGATCCACTCGGCGTGCTCGATTTGACCACCCACACAGCGCCGCTCGACGAGGCTCCCACGATGTATGAGAAGTTCCAAAAGAAGCAGGACGGCTGCATCAAGGTCGTCCTCAAGCCGTAA
- a CDS encoding YchJ family protein gives MPTKLCPCGLGLPYDECCGRYLSGAANAPTAEALMRARYTAFVRGNGDFVSDTWAPETRPADLRVDPAGEPYTGLTVLSAQRGGPFDAEGVVEFAAHYPGGVMRERSRFERRAGRWVYVSGVLG, from the coding sequence ATGCCGACCAAGCTCTGCCCCTGCGGGCTTGGCCTGCCGTACGACGAGTGCTGCGGGCGCTACCTCTCCGGCGCCGCGAATGCCCCGACCGCGGAGGCGCTCATGCGGGCGCGCTACACCGCGTTCGTGCGCGGTAACGGCGACTTTGTCTCCGACACCTGGGCACCGGAGACCCGCCCAGCCGACCTGCGCGTCGACCCGGCCGGCGAGCCGTATACCGGGCTCACCGTGCTGAGCGCGCAGCGCGGCGGCCCGTTCGACGCGGAGGGCGTGGTCGAGTTCGCCGCCCACTACCCCGGAGGCGTGATGCGGGAGCGCTCCCGCTTCGAGCGCCGCGCCGGCCGCTGGGTCTACGTTTCCGGCGTACTCGGCTGA
- a CDS encoding alpha/beta fold hydrolase — MLSMNVEVPSSKGLKMAGTIDRPDGPAQAYAIFAHCFAGSRHTPGASRIAKRLTEHGIATLRFDFPGLGQSEGEFKDTSFSENVDDIVAAAQWLEENYKAPQLLMGHSLGGAAALKAATRPELKKMIKAVATVGAPFDPAHSVLHYANAIGEADANGSVPVVLGGRELIISREFLEDLADTNPEEYLPKLRKPLLLVHSPIDVTVGIDNAQNIFSLARYPKSLMALDKADHLLTRQGTAQRAADIIGSWAVQYIEPLFEPAKTTDTNAVSYSARGTKYGDVVRTSDVAITTDRSKNTGGKGQGVTSTGLYMSALAVSCSQAVREAAKGMKLDDVRVEVNHNGDGTFTRLITLYGDLTDEQVETLRTAGASSTVDGYVAKDNITTTAETASLERRRRQNRLHRAERLGK; from the coding sequence ATGCTTTCGATGAATGTTGAAGTGCCCTCCTCGAAGGGCCTCAAGATGGCGGGGACCATCGACCGGCCCGACGGCCCGGCGCAGGCCTACGCCATCTTCGCGCACTGCTTCGCCGGCTCGCGGCACACCCCGGGCGCCTCGCGCATTGCCAAGCGGCTCACCGAGCACGGCATTGCCACCCTCCGCTTCGATTTCCCCGGCCTGGGCCAGTCCGAGGGCGAGTTCAAGGACACCTCGTTCTCCGAGAACGTCGACGACATCGTCGCCGCCGCGCAGTGGCTCGAGGAGAACTACAAGGCCCCGCAGCTGCTCATGGGCCACTCCCTCGGCGGTGCCGCGGCGCTCAAGGCGGCGACGCGGCCGGAGCTGAAGAAGATGATCAAGGCCGTGGCCACCGTCGGCGCCCCCTTCGACCCTGCACACTCCGTGCTGCACTACGCCAACGCCATCGGCGAGGCGGACGCGAACGGCTCCGTGCCGGTCGTCCTCGGCGGGCGCGAGCTCATCATCTCCCGCGAGTTCTTGGAGGACCTCGCGGACACTAACCCGGAGGAGTACCTGCCCAAGCTGCGCAAGCCACTGCTGCTCGTGCACTCGCCTATCGACGTCACCGTCGGCATCGACAACGCCCAGAACATCTTCTCGCTCGCGCGCTACCCGAAGTCGCTCATGGCCCTGGACAAGGCGGATCACCTGCTCACCCGCCAGGGCACCGCGCAGCGCGCCGCCGACATCATCGGCTCGTGGGCGGTGCAGTACATCGAGCCGCTGTTCGAGCCCGCGAAGACGACGGACACCAACGCCGTGTCCTACTCCGCGCGCGGCACGAAGTACGGCGACGTCGTGCGCACCTCCGACGTGGCGATTACCACCGACCGTTCCAAGAACACCGGTGGCAAGGGCCAGGGCGTGACGTCAACCGGCCTTTACATGTCCGCGCTCGCGGTGAGCTGCTCGCAGGCCGTGCGCGAGGCGGCGAAGGGCATGAAGCTTGACGACGTCCGCGTGGAGGTCAACCACAACGGCGACGGCACTTTCACCCGCCTGATCACGCTGTACGGCGACCTCACCGACGAGCAGGTGGAGACCCTGCGCACCGCCGGCGCCTCCTCCACCGTCGACGGCTACGTGGCCAAGGACAACATCACCACCACCGCCGAGACCGCCTCGCTCGAGCGCCGCCGCCGCCAGAACCGCCTGCACCGCGCCGAGCGCCTGGGCAAGTAA
- the secA2 gene encoding accessory Sec system translocase SecA2, whose translation MGKFDWFWKAMGSTAERNNKKSKAVVADAHGLIEELSLLDDASLADAVRSTVRDGAIADKARFLAGLSVASQRTLGMTPFEVQNQAVLRLLEGDVIQMATGEGKTLVGAMAATGFALQGKRVHLITVNNYLAARDAAWMRPLVEFFGLTVSAVTEASTRDERVAAYRCDVVYAPVTEIGFDHLRDNQITSRNQTVQAAADVALVDEADSVLVDEALVPLVLAGSEGTQQATGQITEAVSHLVEDEDYTIDAEGRNVFLTDDGARKVERLLGIDSLYSDEHIGTTLVRVNLALHAKALLIRDVHYIVDDGKVALVDASRGRVAELQRWPDGLQAAVESKEGLAVSEGGRILDSITLQALMRRYPLVCGMTGTAVEATDQLRSFYDLHVAVIDRANELKRFDEADRIYATMEEKNAAIVDEIAHIHATGQPVLVGTHDVAESEALAEALGERGIEANVLNAKNDAEEARIIAEAGDVGRVTVSTQMAGRGTDIRLGGADERDHDKVAALGGLAVLGTARYRTARLDNQLRGRAGRQGDPGLSLFFVSLEDDIVATGGADEQFSAQPEADGRITGNRAQQFVEHCQRVTEGQLLEIHSQTWKYNKLLADHRDILDERRAALLDTDTAWRELSQRAPERAAELAGLPQEVLEQAAREIMLFHLDAEWSEHLALMDDVRESIHLRAIARETPITEYHRIAVREFKDLANRAVDESVDTFRTVPIDASGAHLADAGWKRPSATWTYMVSDNPLAGSGNSIITGIGNIFR comes from the coding sequence ATGGGCAAATTCGACTGGTTCTGGAAGGCCATGGGCTCCACCGCAGAGCGCAACAACAAGAAGTCGAAGGCCGTCGTCGCCGACGCGCACGGCCTCATCGAGGAGCTTTCGCTTCTCGACGACGCTTCGCTGGCCGACGCAGTCCGCTCCACCGTCCGCGACGGCGCGATCGCCGACAAAGCCCGCTTCCTCGCCGGGCTGTCGGTCGCCTCGCAGCGCACCCTCGGCATGACCCCGTTCGAGGTGCAAAACCAGGCGGTGCTGCGCCTGCTCGAGGGCGACGTCATCCAGATGGCCACCGGCGAGGGCAAGACGCTCGTCGGCGCCATGGCGGCGACCGGGTTCGCGCTGCAAGGCAAGCGTGTGCACCTCATCACTGTGAACAACTACCTCGCCGCCCGCGACGCGGCGTGGATGCGCCCGCTCGTCGAATTCTTCGGGTTGACGGTCTCGGCGGTCACGGAGGCGTCGACACGCGACGAGCGCGTGGCCGCCTACCGCTGCGACGTCGTCTACGCGCCGGTCACCGAGATCGGCTTCGACCACCTGCGCGACAACCAGATCACCTCCCGCAACCAGACGGTGCAGGCCGCCGCCGACGTCGCCCTCGTGGACGAGGCGGACAGCGTGCTCGTGGACGAGGCGCTCGTGCCGCTCGTACTCGCCGGCTCCGAGGGCACCCAGCAGGCGACCGGGCAGATCACCGAGGCGGTCTCGCACCTCGTGGAGGACGAGGACTACACGATCGACGCGGAGGGCCGCAACGTCTTTCTCACCGACGACGGCGCGCGCAAGGTCGAGCGCCTCCTCGGCATCGACTCGCTCTATTCGGACGAGCACATCGGCACGACGCTCGTGCGCGTCAACCTCGCGCTGCACGCGAAGGCGCTGCTCATCCGGGACGTGCACTACATCGTCGACGACGGCAAGGTGGCGCTCGTGGACGCCTCGCGCGGGCGCGTCGCCGAGCTGCAGCGCTGGCCCGACGGCCTGCAGGCCGCGGTGGAGTCGAAAGAGGGCCTCGCCGTCTCCGAGGGCGGGCGCATCCTCGACTCCATCACGCTCCAGGCGCTCATGCGCCGCTACCCGCTCGTGTGCGGCATGACCGGCACCGCTGTCGAGGCGACCGACCAGCTGCGCTCGTTCTACGACCTCCACGTCGCGGTCATCGACCGCGCCAACGAGCTCAAGCGTTTCGACGAGGCGGACCGCATCTACGCCACCATGGAGGAGAAGAACGCCGCGATCGTCGACGAGATCGCGCACATCCACGCCACCGGCCAGCCGGTGCTCGTGGGCACCCACGACGTCGCGGAATCGGAGGCGCTCGCGGAGGCGCTGGGCGAGCGCGGCATCGAGGCGAACGTGCTCAACGCGAAGAACGACGCGGAAGAGGCCCGGATCATCGCCGAGGCCGGTGACGTGGGCCGGGTGACCGTGTCCACCCAGATGGCGGGCCGCGGTACCGACATCCGCCTCGGCGGGGCGGACGAGCGCGACCACGACAAGGTCGCGGCCCTCGGCGGCCTGGCGGTGCTCGGCACCGCCCGCTACCGCACGGCCCGCCTGGACAACCAGCTGCGCGGCCGCGCCGGACGCCAGGGCGACCCGGGCCTGAGCCTGTTTTTCGTCTCCCTCGAGGACGACATCGTGGCCACCGGCGGCGCGGACGAGCAGTTCTCCGCGCAGCCCGAGGCGGACGGGCGCATCACCGGCAACCGCGCGCAGCAGTTCGTCGAGCACTGCCAGCGCGTCACCGAGGGGCAGCTGCTGGAGATCCACTCCCAGACCTGGAAGTACAACAAGCTGCTCGCGGACCACCGCGACATCCTCGACGAGCGGCGCGCGGCGCTGCTGGACACTGACACCGCTTGGCGCGAGCTCTCGCAGCGGGCCCCCGAGCGCGCCGCCGAGCTGGCGGGGCTGCCGCAGGAGGTCCTCGAGCAGGCGGCGCGCGAGATCATGCTCTTCCACCTCGACGCCGAGTGGTCCGAGCACCTCGCGCTCATGGACGACGTCCGCGAGTCCATCCACCTGCGCGCCATCGCGCGCGAGACGCCGATCACCGAGTACCACCGCATCGCGGTGCGCGAGTTCAAGGACCTCGCCAACAGGGCAGTGGACGAGTCGGTGGACACGTTCCGGACAGTGCCTATCGACGCCTCCGGCGCCCACCTCGCCGACGCCGGCTGGAAGCGCCCGAGCGCCACGTGGACGTACATGGTTTCCGACAACCCGCTCGCGGGTTCCGGCAACTCGATAATCACCGGCATTGGAAACATCTTCCGCTAG
- the odhI gene encoding oxoglutarate dehydrogenase inhibitor Odhl: MSDNTPQNQVETTSVFRADLLKEMESGAAASVDSGAGADKLAEGEALLVVKRGPNAGARFLLDQDSTTAGRHPEADIFLDDVTVSRRHAEFRRNESGYEVVDVGSLNGTYVNREPRNSQELTNGDEIQIGKFRLVFIAADK; the protein is encoded by the coding sequence ATGAGCGACAACACGCCGCAGAACCAGGTAGAAACCACCTCGGTCTTCCGCGCTGACCTGCTCAAAGAGATGGAATCCGGTGCGGCAGCCTCGGTAGACTCCGGGGCGGGCGCCGACAAGCTCGCCGAGGGCGAGGCGCTGCTCGTCGTCAAGCGTGGCCCGAACGCTGGCGCCCGCTTCCTGCTCGACCAGGACTCCACCACCGCGGGCCGCCACCCGGAGGCGGACATCTTCCTCGACGACGTGACCGTCTCGCGCCGCCACGCTGAATTCCGCCGAAACGAGTCCGGCTACGAGGTCGTGGACGTGGGTTCCCTCAACGGCACCTACGTCAACCGCGAGCCGCGCAACTCCCAGGAACTGACCAACGGCGACGAGATCCAGATCGGCAAATTCCGCCTCGTCTTCATCGCCGCGGACAAGTAA
- a CDS encoding MerR family transcriptional regulator, with product MSAIRQTAAALQTAPAGAKAAKPAKTMSIGVVLERLRAEFPDVTVSKIRFLESEGLITPQRTASGYRRFTEEDVERLRYILVTQRDNYLPLKVIREQLEAMDSGHVTALLSAASSDAEPMISPENFRAPVATHLTATDVAEQAQAPQEAIDEYISLGLIAPDAAGLFTADDVRTATTALSLAEFGFDARHLKTLRTAAARQADMINQVAEPVAKSGKVTAKQKAEEIGQQMSALVVSLHASLVKNELRRQLGN from the coding sequence GTGAGCGCAATCCGCCAAACCGCCGCCGCCCTGCAGACCGCACCTGCCGGAGCCAAGGCCGCCAAGCCGGCCAAGACCATGTCGATCGGCGTCGTGCTCGAGCGGCTGCGTGCGGAGTTCCCGGACGTCACGGTGTCGAAGATCCGCTTCCTCGAGTCCGAGGGGCTGATCACCCCGCAGCGCACCGCCTCGGGGTACCGGCGGTTCACCGAAGAGGACGTCGAGCGCCTGCGCTACATCCTGGTCACCCAGCGCGACAACTACCTGCCGCTCAAGGTCATCCGCGAGCAGCTCGAGGCGATGGATTCCGGCCACGTCACCGCGCTGCTCTCGGCCGCATCTTCGGATGCGGAGCCGATGATCTCCCCGGAGAACTTCCGAGCCCCCGTGGCGACGCACCTCACGGCAACCGACGTCGCCGAGCAGGCGCAGGCGCCGCAGGAGGCGATCGACGAGTACATCTCGCTCGGCCTCATCGCCCCAGACGCCGCTGGCCTGTTCACGGCCGACGATGTACGCACCGCCACCACCGCGCTCTCGCTCGCGGAGTTCGGGTTCGACGCGCGCCACCTGAAGACGCTGCGCACCGCCGCGGCGCGCCAGGCGGACATGATCAACCAGGTGGCGGAGCCCGTCGCAAAGTCCGGCAAGGTCACCGCGAAGCAAAAGGCCGAGGAGATCGGGCAGCAGATGTCCGCGCTCGTCGTGTCGCTGCATGCGTCGCTGGTGAAGAACGAGCTGCGCCGCCAGCTGGGCAACTAA
- a CDS encoding bifunctional nuclease domain-containing protein, giving the protein MESVQLIGVFPVGPENFLCALLQRPSNGRCIPVWLPPQEGAELAGRVGGWAPNRPRPTDALADLIRQSTPGVESIELSSYVDGIMMATTTLADGTEIDMRASDALLLASELDVDIAVDETVAAQASVFLSPEDARRYLQAEIAPVEAEGERESASGDAQADADFEELMRSFGVEESDLGDGGDAEPEQ; this is encoded by the coding sequence ATGGAATCCGTCCAGCTCATCGGGGTGTTCCCGGTCGGCCCGGAAAACTTCCTCTGCGCGCTACTCCAGCGCCCCTCGAACGGGCGCTGCATCCCGGTCTGGCTGCCGCCGCAGGAGGGCGCCGAGCTCGCCGGTCGCGTGGGCGGCTGGGCGCCGAACCGCCCGCGCCCGACCGACGCGCTCGCCGACCTCATCCGCCAGTCCACGCCCGGGGTCGAATCCATCGAGCTGTCCAGCTACGTCGACGGCATCATGATGGCGACGACGACGCTCGCGGACGGCACCGAAATCGACATGCGCGCCTCGGACGCGTTGCTGCTCGCGTCGGAGCTGGACGTCGACATCGCCGTCGACGAGACCGTCGCCGCGCAGGCGTCGGTCTTCCTCTCGCCCGAGGATGCCCGCCGCTACCTGCAGGCGGAAATCGCGCCGGTGGAGGCGGAAGGGGAGCGCGAGTCGGCGAGTGGCGACGCGCAGGCGGACGCCGACTTCGAGGAACTCATGCGCAGCTTCGGCGTCGAGGAATCCGATTTGGGGGATGGCGGCGACGCCGAACCGGAGCAGTAA
- a CDS encoding MerR family transcriptional regulator encodes MSITEDPQLEAVQESLFDVGPSDEVGYRVPIACQVASITYRQLDYWARTGLVRPSIRGAKGSGSQRLYSFKDILVLKIVKGLLDTGISLQNIRLAVDKLRDRGVSDIAEITLVSDGVTVYECRSNEEIIDLLGGGQGVFGIAVPQIMKELTGTISAFPSERVAEEEPTNVIGFDELADRRRRKTS; translated from the coding sequence GTGAGCATCACCGAGGACCCTCAGCTCGAGGCAGTGCAGGAATCCCTCTTCGACGTCGGCCCGTCCGACGAGGTCGGCTACCGCGTGCCCATCGCATGCCAGGTCGCCAGCATCACGTACCGTCAGCTCGACTACTGGGCGCGCACCGGTCTGGTCCGCCCGTCGATCCGCGGCGCGAAGGGCTCCGGCTCCCAGCGTCTGTACTCGTTCAAAGACATCCTCGTGCTCAAGATTGTCAAAGGCCTGCTGGACACCGGCATCTCCCTGCAGAACATCCGCCTCGCCGTGGACAAGCTCCGCGACCGCGGCGTCTCCGACATCGCCGAGATCACCCTCGTTTCCGACGGCGTCACCGTCTACGAGTGCCGCTCCAACGAGGAGATCATCGACCTCCTCGGCGGCGGCCAGGGCGTGTTCGGCATCGCCGTCCCTCAGATCATGAAAGAGCTCACCGGCACCATCTCCGCGTTCCCGTCGGAGCGCGTCGCGGAGGAGGAGCCGACCAACGTCATCGGCTTCGACGAGCTCGCGGATCGCCGCCGTCGCAAGACCTCCTAG
- a CDS encoding VWA domain-containing protein: MARHASGKNNFRLAGWVIALLVALALAVALIWYLAQRDGGSDSNAAAEPECVAGELTLPIATSDTQVGQQLIDAYRDTHPVVRDYCVKPQLVDSVSAAAVYVAPNTTVSHTELDNAGRTAAVADPQAVFSEPAGVASKDGVKLEDLKIASVRFPVEEESAASALVARKVAGDDNAAVKALTDQRISTLADFNAGGGDAVATVEDNVPSGLQFTPVGSDVVYAAIPLNQTEKVNEDQSRAGQDFARHSAEQFDGSANDQPVISDLVWAAALPGGGEGLTGDAGKRNAQAQSSAHTTAPVAQVQPENTLFLLDTSDAMAPYIESAKDAIADAALALGADGKEVGLWNYSSPLNPGVVVGYRQNLTVSPDAESVAVAVRRFLTGGVPQTREAVEAAAGAYGGAATTTRIVLVTTGTADAGDDKAFADAVRKAAGDTVHLTVVRVGEGEPDAAVSGLAQKAVDAKQADAIPAAVREAAGL; this comes from the coding sequence ATGGCACGGCATGCAAGCGGCAAGAACAACTTCAGGCTGGCCGGGTGGGTCATCGCGTTGCTCGTGGCGCTCGCGCTGGCCGTGGCGCTCATCTGGTACCTCGCCCAGCGCGACGGCGGCAGCGACTCTAACGCCGCCGCCGAGCCGGAGTGCGTCGCGGGCGAGCTGACCCTCCCCATCGCCACATCCGACACGCAGGTCGGGCAGCAGCTTATCGACGCCTACCGGGACACCCACCCCGTCGTCCGCGACTACTGCGTCAAGCCGCAGCTCGTGGACAGCGTGAGCGCCGCCGCGGTCTACGTCGCGCCGAACACCACCGTGAGCCACACTGAGCTCGACAACGCCGGGCGCACCGCGGCGGTCGCGGACCCGCAGGCTGTCTTCAGCGAGCCGGCGGGCGTGGCCAGTAAGGACGGGGTGAAGCTCGAGGACCTGAAGATCGCCTCAGTGCGCTTCCCCGTCGAGGAGGAGTCGGCGGCCTCGGCGCTGGTTGCTCGCAAGGTGGCGGGCGACGACAACGCCGCGGTGAAGGCACTCACGGACCAGCGCATTTCCACGCTGGCGGACTTCAACGCGGGCGGCGGCGATGCGGTAGCGACGGTCGAGGACAACGTGCCGAGCGGTCTGCAGTTCACCCCGGTCGGCTCTGACGTTGTCTACGCGGCTATTCCGCTGAACCAGACTGAGAAGGTGAACGAGGACCAGTCGCGCGCCGGGCAGGACTTCGCGCGCCACTCTGCCGAGCAGTTCGACGGCTCGGCGAACGACCAGCCGGTGATCTCCGACCTCGTGTGGGCGGCGGCGCTGCCCGGCGGCGGCGAAGGCCTCACCGGCGACGCCGGCAAGAGGAACGCACAGGCGCAGTCGTCGGCGCACACCACGGCACCGGTGGCGCAGGTGCAGCCGGAGAACACGCTGTTCCTGCTCGACACCTCCGACGCGATGGCGCCCTACATCGAGTCCGCGAAGGACGCGATCGCGGACGCCGCGCTCGCCCTCGGCGCCGACGGCAAGGAGGTCGGCCTGTGGAACTACTCCTCGCCGCTCAACCCGGGCGTCGTCGTCGGCTACCGCCAGAACCTCACCGTCTCCCCCGACGCCGAATCCGTCGCTGTTGCCGTGCGCCGCTTCCTCACCGGCGGCGTGCCCCAGACCCGCGAGGCGGTGGAGGCGGCGGCCGGCGCCTACGGCGGCGCGGCAACGACAACGCGCATCGTGCTCGTAACCACGGGCACCGCCGACGCCGGCGACGACAAGGCGTTCGCCGACGCGGTGCGCAAGGCCGCGGGCGACACCGTCCACCTCACCGTGGTGCGCGTCGGCGAGGGCGAGCCGGACGCCGCGGTAAGCGGCCTCGCGCAGAAAGCCGTTGACGCGAAGCAGGCAGATGCGATCCCGGCCGCCGTGCGGGAGGCCGCGGGCCTGTAG
- a CDS encoding hemolysin family protein: MSIWLAILLIAALLAVNAFFVGAEFSLVSSRRDRLESLLAQGKTKAQDVLYATEHLSIYLAGAQFGITVASLVLGKVAEPAVASYIEGPFLALGMPANLLHPVAFILALAIISFLHILFGEMVPKNIAIAGPEQTAMWLTPAMTAWVKITRPVLEFLNWVARKTLGLFGIEQKDELESTVDQQQLASMIQESREEGLLDAEETVRLAKALRQDSRQLKEAMIPLERVKMLPYDPRGVRLSAIEQAVQETGYSRFPVRIDATSLAGYIHVKDILDLMESPEQDPRVPLKRIRPLTTIEATQSMDDALALLHRRSAHMAEVHDAGNLVGVVALEDLIEEYVGTVSDWTHEAE; encoded by the coding sequence ATGAGCATCTGGCTTGCGATCCTCCTCATCGCGGCGCTGCTGGCCGTCAACGCGTTCTTCGTCGGCGCCGAGTTCTCCCTCGTTTCCTCCCGCCGGGACCGCCTCGAGTCCCTCCTCGCCCAGGGCAAGACGAAGGCCCAGGACGTGCTCTACGCCACCGAGCACCTCTCCATCTACCTCGCCGGCGCCCAGTTCGGTATCACGGTGGCGTCGCTCGTGCTCGGCAAGGTCGCCGAGCCGGCCGTGGCCTCCTACATCGAGGGGCCATTCCTCGCGCTCGGGATGCCCGCGAACCTGCTGCACCCCGTCGCGTTCATCCTCGCGCTGGCGATCATCTCGTTCCTGCACATCCTGTTCGGCGAGATGGTGCCCAAGAACATCGCCATCGCCGGCCCGGAGCAGACCGCCATGTGGCTCACCCCGGCGATGACGGCGTGGGTGAAAATCACCCGGCCGGTGCTCGAGTTCCTCAACTGGGTGGCCCGCAAGACGCTCGGGCTGTTCGGCATCGAGCAGAAGGACGAGCTGGAATCCACCGTCGACCAGCAGCAGCTCGCGTCCATGATTCAGGAGTCGCGCGAGGAGGGGCTGCTCGACGCCGAGGAGACGGTCCGCCTGGCCAAGGCGCTGCGCCAGGATTCGCGCCAGCTCAAGGAGGCGATGATCCCGCTGGAGCGGGTGAAGATGCTCCCCTACGACCCGCGCGGCGTGCGCCTCTCCGCGATCGAGCAGGCCGTGCAGGAGACCGGCTACTCCCGCTTCCCTGTCCGCATCGACGCGACCTCGCTCGCGGGCTACATCCACGTCAAGGACATCCTCGACCTCATGGAATCCCCCGAGCAGGACCCGCGCGTGCCGCTCAAGCGCATCCGCCCGCTCACCACCATCGAGGCCACGCAGTCCATGGACGACGCGCTCGCCCTGCTCCACCGGCGAAGCGCCCACATGGCGGAGGTGCACGACGCCGGCAACCTCGTCGGCGTCGTCGCGCTCGAGGATCTCATCGAGGAGTACGTGGGCACGGTGTCCGACTGGACCCACGAGGCCGAGTGA